A region from the Acyrthosiphon pisum isolate AL4f chromosome A1, pea_aphid_22Mar2018_4r6ur, whole genome shotgun sequence genome encodes:
- the LOC100162910 gene encoding ankyrin repeat domain-containing protein 13D isoform X3: MSSSDGRPELVSGQRWEARARVDFPLHYLIWLREHKLLEEKLDATGSGQQPAVKNQLEKLDPRGRTPLMLAITLGDIESTRLLITRGANVNVKNDEGWTALQEAIATGDPDMVKLVMEHRDYQRHSDRATDVSKLLKLLEESPDFYVEMKWEFISWVPLVSRMCPSDTYKIFKQGSNVRIDTTLLGFDQGNWERGNLSYIFLGQTATLYKSERTFIFQLNEGKSATFLEVDHEAHRVYVEEIQMIPLDQGIEVMRPSDDTIASRLSAPIVSFDIDTKKISFERNKSGIWGWRQDKSEIINDYNCKVFNASNVEFVTKSRTEHMNETEKAKLNNTKNPIQSILGSSEETCPVKSELEVTMAEYFDELVDIKGRYIRKPIEQTTKVTKIKANLWLSEDYPLSLKEQIMPIVDLMAITSSHFAKLKDFIEMQLPSGFPVKIEIPLYHISNAQITFGNLFGTDKVIEGVQTLEHNGKIFCVVEDSVFFPPRSYVVLGAEQRRQIGMDNDEELLQFAVRQSLLETGAEEDQVDIWEALQVQRPNTPNDLYFDPADEELQRLPFKKRGQ; the protein is encoded by the exons ATGTCCTCCTCCGACGGACGACCGGAGTTGGTCTCCGGCCAACGATGGGAGGCGCGCGCCAGGGTCGATTTCCCGTTGCACTATCTGATATGGTTGCGTGAACACAAACTGCTGGAGGAGAAGCTGGACGCAACCGGTTCCGGTCAACAGCCTGCCGTCAAG aatCAACTAGAAAAACTAGATCCCAGAGGTCGTACTCCTTTGATGTTAGCTATTACATTAGGTGACATAGAATCAACCAGATTATTAATAACCAGAGGAGCTAATGTTAATGTAAAGAACGACGAAGGATGgactg cttTACAAGAAGCAATTGCTACAGGCGATCCAGATATGGTCAAGCTTGTTATGGAACACAGAGATTATCAACGTCATTCAGATCGGGCCACTGACGTTTCAAAACTGTTAAAGCTACTTGAAGAATCGCCTGATTTTTATGTAGAAATGAAATGGGAATTCATTAGTTGGG TTCCATTAGTATCAAGAATGTGTCCAAgtgatacatacaaaatatttaaacagggATCTAATGTGCGAATCGATACCACATTATTGGGTTTTGACCAGGGTAATTGGGAACGTGGAAATTTGAGTTACATATTTTTGGGTCAAA CTGCAACACTTTACAAATCAGAACGAACGTTCATATTTCAACTTAACGAAG gtaAATCAGCTACATTTTTAGAAGTAGATCATGAAGCACACAGGGTATATGTAGAAGAAATACAAATGATACCTTTAGATCAAGGTATTGAAGTGATGCGTCCATCAGATGATACTATAGCCAGCAGATTGTCTGCTCCtattgttagttttgatatagatactaaaaaaattagttttgaaaG gAATAAAAGTGGTATTTGGGGTTGGCGGCAAGATAAATcagaaataattaatgattataattgtaaagtatttaatgCAAGTAATGTGGAATTTGTTACCAAATCGAGAACTGAACATATGAATGAAACTGAAAaggcaaaattaaataatacaaaaaatcccATCCAGTCAATTTTAGGCTCAAGTGAAGAAACATgt CCAGTTAAATCAGAACTTGAAGTTACTATGGCTGAATATTTCGACGAATTGGTTGATATCAAAGGTAGATATATACGGAAGCCAATTGAGCAAACTACAAAAGTCACAAAAATCAAG gctAATTTATGGCTTAGTGAAGATTATCCACTTAGTTTGAAAGAACAGATTATGCCAATTGTTGATTTAATGGCAATTACAAGTTCTCATTTTGCCAAACTAAAGGATTTCATTGAAATGCAGCTACCTTCAGGATTTCCAGTTAAAATTG aaataccaCTGTACCATATTTCTAATGCCCAAATCACATTTGGTAACTTATTTGGGACAGATAAAGTTATAGAAGGTGTTCAAACATTGGAACACAATGGAAAAATATTCTGTGTAGTTGAAGATTCTGTATTTTTCCCTCCCAGAAGTTATGTAGTCCttg GTGCTGAACAAAGACGTCAAATTGGTATGGACAATGATGAAGAACTACTTCAATTTGCTGTTCGACAGAGTCTTTTAGAAACTGGAGCTGAAGAAGATCAA gttgATATTTGGGAAGCTTTACAAGTTCAACGACCAAATACTCCCAATGACCTCTATTTTGATCCAGCTGATGAAGAATTACAAAG GTTACCATTTAAAAAGAGAGGACAATAA
- the LOC100162910 gene encoding ankyrin repeat domain-containing protein 13D isoform X1, whose translation MSSSDGRPELVSGQRWEARARVDFPLHYLIWLREHKLLEEKLDATGSGQQPAVKNQLEKLDPRGRTPLMLAITLGDIESTRLLITRGANVNVKNDEGWTALQEAIATGDPDMVKLVMEHRDYQRHSDRATDVSKLLKLLEESPDFYVEMKWEFISWVPLVSRMCPSDTYKIFKQGSNVRIDTTLLGFDQGNWERGNLSYIFLGQTATLYKSERTFIFQLNEGKSATFLEVDHEAHRVYVEEIQMIPLDQGIEVMRPSDDTIASRLSAPIVSFDIDTKKISFERNKSGIWGWRQDKSEIINDYNCKVFNASNVEFVTKSRTEHMNETEKAKLNNTKNPIQSILGSSEETCPVKSELEVTMAEYFDELVDIKGRYIRKPIEQTTKVTKIKANLWLSEDYPLSLKEQIMPIVDLMAITSSHFAKLKDFIEMQLPSGFPVKIEIPLYHISNAQITFGNLFGTDKVIEGVQTLEHNGKIFCVVEDSVFFPPRSYVVLGAEQRRQIGMDNDEELLQFAVRQSLLETGAEEDQVDIWEALQVQRPNTPNDLYFDPADEELQRAIHASLTECTFVPAVSQSEAPDLVENATADDADADLKAVLRLSIEEKRQAELQARMEEEMLEKILQLSLTEK comes from the exons ATGTCCTCCTCCGACGGACGACCGGAGTTGGTCTCCGGCCAACGATGGGAGGCGCGCGCCAGGGTCGATTTCCCGTTGCACTATCTGATATGGTTGCGTGAACACAAACTGCTGGAGGAGAAGCTGGACGCAACCGGTTCCGGTCAACAGCCTGCCGTCAAG aatCAACTAGAAAAACTAGATCCCAGAGGTCGTACTCCTTTGATGTTAGCTATTACATTAGGTGACATAGAATCAACCAGATTATTAATAACCAGAGGAGCTAATGTTAATGTAAAGAACGACGAAGGATGgactg cttTACAAGAAGCAATTGCTACAGGCGATCCAGATATGGTCAAGCTTGTTATGGAACACAGAGATTATCAACGTCATTCAGATCGGGCCACTGACGTTTCAAAACTGTTAAAGCTACTTGAAGAATCGCCTGATTTTTATGTAGAAATGAAATGGGAATTCATTAGTTGGG TTCCATTAGTATCAAGAATGTGTCCAAgtgatacatacaaaatatttaaacagggATCTAATGTGCGAATCGATACCACATTATTGGGTTTTGACCAGGGTAATTGGGAACGTGGAAATTTGAGTTACATATTTTTGGGTCAAA CTGCAACACTTTACAAATCAGAACGAACGTTCATATTTCAACTTAACGAAG gtaAATCAGCTACATTTTTAGAAGTAGATCATGAAGCACACAGGGTATATGTAGAAGAAATACAAATGATACCTTTAGATCAAGGTATTGAAGTGATGCGTCCATCAGATGATACTATAGCCAGCAGATTGTCTGCTCCtattgttagttttgatatagatactaaaaaaattagttttgaaaG gAATAAAAGTGGTATTTGGGGTTGGCGGCAAGATAAATcagaaataattaatgattataattgtaaagtatttaatgCAAGTAATGTGGAATTTGTTACCAAATCGAGAACTGAACATATGAATGAAACTGAAAaggcaaaattaaataatacaaaaaatcccATCCAGTCAATTTTAGGCTCAAGTGAAGAAACATgt CCAGTTAAATCAGAACTTGAAGTTACTATGGCTGAATATTTCGACGAATTGGTTGATATCAAAGGTAGATATATACGGAAGCCAATTGAGCAAACTACAAAAGTCACAAAAATCAAG gctAATTTATGGCTTAGTGAAGATTATCCACTTAGTTTGAAAGAACAGATTATGCCAATTGTTGATTTAATGGCAATTACAAGTTCTCATTTTGCCAAACTAAAGGATTTCATTGAAATGCAGCTACCTTCAGGATTTCCAGTTAAAATTG aaataccaCTGTACCATATTTCTAATGCCCAAATCACATTTGGTAACTTATTTGGGACAGATAAAGTTATAGAAGGTGTTCAAACATTGGAACACAATGGAAAAATATTCTGTGTAGTTGAAGATTCTGTATTTTTCCCTCCCAGAAGTTATGTAGTCCttg GTGCTGAACAAAGACGTCAAATTGGTATGGACAATGATGAAGAACTACTTCAATTTGCTGTTCGACAGAGTCTTTTAGAAACTGGAGCTGAAGAAGATCAA gttgATATTTGGGAAGCTTTACAAGTTCAACGACCAAATACTCCCAATGACCTCTATTTTGATCCAGCTGATGAAGAATTACAAAG AGCAATCCATGCAAGTTTGACCGAGTGTACATTTGTGCCTGCGGTTTCACAATCAGAAGCACCAGATTTAGTTGAAAATGCAACGGCTGATGATGCAGATGCTGATCTTAAAGCAGTTTTGAGGTTGtctattgaagaaaaaaggcaGGCTGAACTACAGGCACGTATGGAAGAAGAAatgttagaaaaaatattacaactatCTCTGaccgaaaaataa
- the LOC100162910 gene encoding ankyrin repeat domain-containing protein 13D isoform X2, with product MSSSDGRPELVSGQRWEARARVDFPLHYLIWLREHKLLEEKLDATGSGQQPAVKNQLEKLDPRGRTPLMLAITLGDIESTRLLITRGANVNVKNDEGWTALQEAIATGDPDMVKLVMEHRDYQRHSDRATDVSKLLKLLEESPDFYVEMKWEFISWVPLVSRMCPSDTYKIFKQGSNVRIDTTLLGFDQGNWERGNLSYIFLGQSKSATFLEVDHEAHRVYVEEIQMIPLDQGIEVMRPSDDTIASRLSAPIVSFDIDTKKISFERNKSGIWGWRQDKSEIINDYNCKVFNASNVEFVTKSRTEHMNETEKAKLNNTKNPIQSILGSSEETCPVKSELEVTMAEYFDELVDIKGRYIRKPIEQTTKVTKIKANLWLSEDYPLSLKEQIMPIVDLMAITSSHFAKLKDFIEMQLPSGFPVKIEIPLYHISNAQITFGNLFGTDKVIEGVQTLEHNGKIFCVVEDSVFFPPRSYVVLGAEQRRQIGMDNDEELLQFAVRQSLLETGAEEDQVDIWEALQVQRPNTPNDLYFDPADEELQRAIHASLTECTFVPAVSQSEAPDLVENATADDADADLKAVLRLSIEEKRQAELQARMEEEMLEKILQLSLTEK from the exons ATGTCCTCCTCCGACGGACGACCGGAGTTGGTCTCCGGCCAACGATGGGAGGCGCGCGCCAGGGTCGATTTCCCGTTGCACTATCTGATATGGTTGCGTGAACACAAACTGCTGGAGGAGAAGCTGGACGCAACCGGTTCCGGTCAACAGCCTGCCGTCAAG aatCAACTAGAAAAACTAGATCCCAGAGGTCGTACTCCTTTGATGTTAGCTATTACATTAGGTGACATAGAATCAACCAGATTATTAATAACCAGAGGAGCTAATGTTAATGTAAAGAACGACGAAGGATGgactg cttTACAAGAAGCAATTGCTACAGGCGATCCAGATATGGTCAAGCTTGTTATGGAACACAGAGATTATCAACGTCATTCAGATCGGGCCACTGACGTTTCAAAACTGTTAAAGCTACTTGAAGAATCGCCTGATTTTTATGTAGAAATGAAATGGGAATTCATTAGTTGGG TTCCATTAGTATCAAGAATGTGTCCAAgtgatacatacaaaatatttaaacagggATCTAATGTGCGAATCGATACCACATTATTGGGTTTTGACCAGGGTAATTGGGAACGTGGAAATTTGAGTTACATATTTTTGGGTCAAA gtaAATCAGCTACATTTTTAGAAGTAGATCATGAAGCACACAGGGTATATGTAGAAGAAATACAAATGATACCTTTAGATCAAGGTATTGAAGTGATGCGTCCATCAGATGATACTATAGCCAGCAGATTGTCTGCTCCtattgttagttttgatatagatactaaaaaaattagttttgaaaG gAATAAAAGTGGTATTTGGGGTTGGCGGCAAGATAAATcagaaataattaatgattataattgtaaagtatttaatgCAAGTAATGTGGAATTTGTTACCAAATCGAGAACTGAACATATGAATGAAACTGAAAaggcaaaattaaataatacaaaaaatcccATCCAGTCAATTTTAGGCTCAAGTGAAGAAACATgt CCAGTTAAATCAGAACTTGAAGTTACTATGGCTGAATATTTCGACGAATTGGTTGATATCAAAGGTAGATATATACGGAAGCCAATTGAGCAAACTACAAAAGTCACAAAAATCAAG gctAATTTATGGCTTAGTGAAGATTATCCACTTAGTTTGAAAGAACAGATTATGCCAATTGTTGATTTAATGGCAATTACAAGTTCTCATTTTGCCAAACTAAAGGATTTCATTGAAATGCAGCTACCTTCAGGATTTCCAGTTAAAATTG aaataccaCTGTACCATATTTCTAATGCCCAAATCACATTTGGTAACTTATTTGGGACAGATAAAGTTATAGAAGGTGTTCAAACATTGGAACACAATGGAAAAATATTCTGTGTAGTTGAAGATTCTGTATTTTTCCCTCCCAGAAGTTATGTAGTCCttg GTGCTGAACAAAGACGTCAAATTGGTATGGACAATGATGAAGAACTACTTCAATTTGCTGTTCGACAGAGTCTTTTAGAAACTGGAGCTGAAGAAGATCAA gttgATATTTGGGAAGCTTTACAAGTTCAACGACCAAATACTCCCAATGACCTCTATTTTGATCCAGCTGATGAAGAATTACAAAG AGCAATCCATGCAAGTTTGACCGAGTGTACATTTGTGCCTGCGGTTTCACAATCAGAAGCACCAGATTTAGTTGAAAATGCAACGGCTGATGATGCAGATGCTGATCTTAAAGCAGTTTTGAGGTTGtctattgaagaaaaaaggcaGGCTGAACTACAGGCACGTATGGAAGAAGAAatgttagaaaaaatattacaactatCTCTGaccgaaaaataa
- the LOC100162910 gene encoding ankyrin repeat domain-containing protein 13D isoform X4: MLAITLGDIESTRLLITRGANVNVKNDEGWTALQEAIATGDPDMVKLVMEHRDYQRHSDRATDVSKLLKLLEESPDFYVEMKWEFISWVPLVSRMCPSDTYKIFKQGSNVRIDTTLLGFDQGNWERGNLSYIFLGQTATLYKSERTFIFQLNEGKSATFLEVDHEAHRVYVEEIQMIPLDQGIEVMRPSDDTIASRLSAPIVSFDIDTKKISFERNKSGIWGWRQDKSEIINDYNCKVFNASNVEFVTKSRTEHMNETEKAKLNNTKNPIQSILGSSEETCPVKSELEVTMAEYFDELVDIKGRYIRKPIEQTTKVTKIKANLWLSEDYPLSLKEQIMPIVDLMAITSSHFAKLKDFIEMQLPSGFPVKIEIPLYHISNAQITFGNLFGTDKVIEGVQTLEHNGKIFCVVEDSVFFPPRSYVVLGAEQRRQIGMDNDEELLQFAVRQSLLETGAEEDQVDIWEALQVQRPNTPNDLYFDPADEELQRAIHASLTECTFVPAVSQSEAPDLVENATADDADADLKAVLRLSIEEKRQAELQARMEEEMLEKILQLSLTEK, encoded by the exons ATGTTAGCTATTACATTAGGTGACATAGAATCAACCAGATTATTAATAACCAGAGGAGCTAATGTTAATGTAAAGAACGACGAAGGATGgactg cttTACAAGAAGCAATTGCTACAGGCGATCCAGATATGGTCAAGCTTGTTATGGAACACAGAGATTATCAACGTCATTCAGATCGGGCCACTGACGTTTCAAAACTGTTAAAGCTACTTGAAGAATCGCCTGATTTTTATGTAGAAATGAAATGGGAATTCATTAGTTGGG TTCCATTAGTATCAAGAATGTGTCCAAgtgatacatacaaaatatttaaacagggATCTAATGTGCGAATCGATACCACATTATTGGGTTTTGACCAGGGTAATTGGGAACGTGGAAATTTGAGTTACATATTTTTGGGTCAAA CTGCAACACTTTACAAATCAGAACGAACGTTCATATTTCAACTTAACGAAG gtaAATCAGCTACATTTTTAGAAGTAGATCATGAAGCACACAGGGTATATGTAGAAGAAATACAAATGATACCTTTAGATCAAGGTATTGAAGTGATGCGTCCATCAGATGATACTATAGCCAGCAGATTGTCTGCTCCtattgttagttttgatatagatactaaaaaaattagttttgaaaG gAATAAAAGTGGTATTTGGGGTTGGCGGCAAGATAAATcagaaataattaatgattataattgtaaagtatttaatgCAAGTAATGTGGAATTTGTTACCAAATCGAGAACTGAACATATGAATGAAACTGAAAaggcaaaattaaataatacaaaaaatcccATCCAGTCAATTTTAGGCTCAAGTGAAGAAACATgt CCAGTTAAATCAGAACTTGAAGTTACTATGGCTGAATATTTCGACGAATTGGTTGATATCAAAGGTAGATATATACGGAAGCCAATTGAGCAAACTACAAAAGTCACAAAAATCAAG gctAATTTATGGCTTAGTGAAGATTATCCACTTAGTTTGAAAGAACAGATTATGCCAATTGTTGATTTAATGGCAATTACAAGTTCTCATTTTGCCAAACTAAAGGATTTCATTGAAATGCAGCTACCTTCAGGATTTCCAGTTAAAATTG aaataccaCTGTACCATATTTCTAATGCCCAAATCACATTTGGTAACTTATTTGGGACAGATAAAGTTATAGAAGGTGTTCAAACATTGGAACACAATGGAAAAATATTCTGTGTAGTTGAAGATTCTGTATTTTTCCCTCCCAGAAGTTATGTAGTCCttg GTGCTGAACAAAGACGTCAAATTGGTATGGACAATGATGAAGAACTACTTCAATTTGCTGTTCGACAGAGTCTTTTAGAAACTGGAGCTGAAGAAGATCAA gttgATATTTGGGAAGCTTTACAAGTTCAACGACCAAATACTCCCAATGACCTCTATTTTGATCCAGCTGATGAAGAATTACAAAG AGCAATCCATGCAAGTTTGACCGAGTGTACATTTGTGCCTGCGGTTTCACAATCAGAAGCACCAGATTTAGTTGAAAATGCAACGGCTGATGATGCAGATGCTGATCTTAAAGCAGTTTTGAGGTTGtctattgaagaaaaaaggcaGGCTGAACTACAGGCACGTATGGAAGAAGAAatgttagaaaaaatattacaactatCTCTGaccgaaaaataa
- the LOC100570455 gene encoding uncharacterized protein LOC100570455, with protein sequence MYHFSKVLLKVWQCMFIAPVTLRRKSAVDGSVQPQSYYAFSVWWYAFNLAVLVACVTGGVWAVMEDARASATGRSLRIQNTSSAIVTALQVTLQCLVCGLAITCSAGRHVMLQDIERHLNYADAVLRVSTSQPVARYTLALVTFHAALFAVDGYLWNTLSPATWLYGVCYVYMFIDLATMLMYAQIAWNIGRRFEDINAAIECKLAGFQAGAAATFDHSHRGRGYRPPQQVWTFSGQTTVVVSNNPVAMADRQYGTNMKNISIAKLQDLHWSLCNSIKIVNDKFGWQLFLQLFCNCVQLIVTPYFIIINLFYPVIYGSTDIKFILIQVLWVLTHLSHLLLIVLPTSYATTKGEKTAVIICKYLTIDIEPGDMKQVFIKMNIDSTNYN encoded by the exons ATGTACCATTTTTCAAAGGTCCTGCTGAAAGTGTGGCAATGCATGTTCATCGCACCGGTGACACTGCGGAGGAAATCAGCCGTCGACGGCAGCGTGCAGCCACAGTCGTACTACGCGTTCAGCGTCTGGTGGTACGCGTTCAACTTAGCCGTGTTGGTCGCGTGTGTGACCGGCGGGGTGTGGGCCGTAATGGAGGACGCGCGAGCGTCCGCGACGGGTCGGTCGTTGCGCATACAGAACACGTCCTCGGCCATCGTCACCGCGCTCCAGGTGACGCTCCAGTGCTTGGTGTGCGGGCTGGCGATCACGTGCTCCGCGGGCCGGCACGTCATGCTGCAGGACATCGAGCGACACCTGAACTACGCGGACGCCGTGCTCCGGGTGTCCACCAGCCAGCCGGTGGCGAGGTACACGCTGGCTCTGGTCACGTTCCACGCGGCTCTGTTCGCTGTCGACGGTTACTTGTGGAACACGCTCAGCCCGGCCACCTGGTTGTACGGTGTGTGTTACGTGTACATGTTCATCGACCTGGCCACCATGCTCATGTACGCGCAGATCGCTTGGAACATCGGGCGCCGGTTCGAGGATATCAACGCGGCGATCGAGTGCAAGCTCGCGGGCTTCCAGGCGGGCGCGGCGGCGACGTTCGACCACAGCCACCGTGGCCGTGGCTATCGACCTCCACAACAGGTGTGGACGTTCAGCGGTCAAACCACGGTCGTCGTGTCCAATAATCCGGTGGCCATGGCTGACCGCCAATACGgtacaa atatgaaaaatatttcaatcgcCAAATTACAAGATCTTCACTGGAGTCTttgtaatagtataaaaatagtcAATGATAAATTTGGATGGCAATTATTTCTGCAGCTGTTTTGCAATTGCGTGCAACTAATTGTGACCccgtattttataatcataaatttattttacccgGTGATTTATGGTTCTACAGATATTAAATTCATTCTGATCCAAGTTCTCTGGGTGCTGACCCACTTGagtcatttattattaatcgtaTTACCCACTTCGTACGCTACtacaaaa GGTGAAAAAACTGCTGTGATCATATGTAAATATCTAACTATTGATATAGAACCAGGTGATATGAAACAGGTATTTATTAAGATGAATATTgatagtacaaattataattaa
- the LOC107883663 gene encoding gustatory receptor for sugar taste 43a-like has translation MFHASKALIALWRLTGLGTFSLTGCPPPPSSRLSVVYAVTVYSAYAYLCSVLTSERLSAYKRHESGTFQIHVIRDTNMGLLFVASTAVYWSAAAYRRQHVRVYAEHAAVVHQLFGSAVPAGRRVVDACYWVLYALLAAALSLDVRRYTGPRPWTFGAVYVWGHYALLTGNMQFAITVFGLWQCYRELNCRMRAGSAGRRRDFGLHEYGTADTTKIPSSDVPPQNMMFISVLEKVNLLAMLKYWSDVHWSITQIVSRVNNLFKFRLFVFFVCGLLHLMLTPYMLSLTILNEDIDILRYILECTLWFIIHILRVVLMIYPCALLGEEAAKTQILLGSYLDTKIDLFDIKKIETYAQQLAANTPEFSIYSMFIIDKQLVITLTGAVTTYLVIILQLQGQS, from the exons ATGTTCCACGCGTCCAAAGCGCTGATCGCCCTGTGGCGGTTGACCGGGTTAGGGACGTTCTCGTTGACCGGTtgtccgccgccgccgtcgtcccGTCTATCGGTCGTGTACGCAGTGACCGTTTATTCGGCGTACGCGTACCTGTGCTCGGTACTGACGTCCGAACGGCTGAGCGCGTACAAGCGGCACGAGAGCGGCACGTTTCAGATCCACGTGATCCGGGACACGAACATGGGTCTGCTGTTCGTCGCATCCACGGCGGTTTACTGGAGCGCGGCCGCGTACCGCCGACAACACGTCCGCGTGTACGCAGAACATGCGGCCGTGGTGCACCAGCTGTTCGGCTCCGCGGTTCCGGCCGGCCGCCGTGTCGTGGACGCGTGCTATTGGGTGCTGTACGCGCTGCTGGCCGCCGCCCTGTCGCTGGACGTGCGCCGGTACACGGGCCCTAGGCCCTGGACGTTCGGGGCCGTCTACGTTTGGGGCCATTACGCTCTGCTCACCGGCAACATGCAGTTCGCCATCACCGTTTTCGGACTGTGGCAGTGTTACCGCGAGCTCAACTGTCGGATGCGGGCCGGAAGCGCGGGCCGTCGCCGCGATTTCGGCTTGCACGAGTATGGAACCGCTGACACCACCAAAATCCCGTCTTCGGACGTCCCGCCGCAGAACATGATGTTCATCAGCG TATTGGAAAAAGTAAACTTGCTTGCAATGCTGAAATATTGGTCGGATGTGCATTGGTCAATCACACAAATTGTATCCAGGGTCAACAACTTATTTAAATTCCGATTATTCGTTTTCTTCGTTTGTGGATTACTACATTTGATGTTAACACCATATATGTTATCATTGACTATACTCAACGAGGATATTGATATATTGCGTTACATATTAGAATGCACTTTATGGTTCATTATTCATATTCTTCGAGTGGTTTTGATGATCTACCCGTGTGCTCTACTAGGAGAAGag gCTGCTAAAACACAAATATTGCTTGGAAGCTATCTCGATactaaaatcgatttatttgatataaaaaag ATAGAAACTTACGCTCAACAGTTAGCCGCCAACACACCAGAATTCAGTATTTACAGTATGTTTATTATAGATAAACAATTAGTTATTACA TTAACAGGAGCAGTTACAACATATTTGGTAATAATTCTACAACTACAAGGTCAATCATAA